A genomic stretch from Macaca nemestrina isolate mMacNem1 chromosome 16, mMacNem.hap1, whole genome shotgun sequence includes:
- the LOC105481698 gene encoding protein sprouty homolog 2: MEARAQSGNGSQPLLQTPRDGGRQRGEPDPRDALTQQVHVLSLDQIRAIRNTNEYTEGPTVVPRPGLKPAPRPSTQHKHERLHGLPEHRQPPRLQHSQVHSSARAPLSRSISTVSSGSRSSTRTSTSSSSSEQRLLGSSFSSGPVADGIIRVQPKSELKPGELKPLSKEDLGLHAYRCEDCGKCKCKECTYPRPLPSDWICDKQCLCSAQNVIDYGTCVCCVKGLFYHCSNDDEDNCADNPCSCSQSHCCTRWSAMGVMSLFLPCLWCYLPAKGCLKLCQGCYDRVNRPGCRCKNSNTVCCKVPTVPPRNFEKPT, translated from the coding sequence ATGGAGGCCAGAGCTCAGAGTGGCAACGGGTCACAGCCCTTGCTGCAGACGCCCCGTGACGGTGGCAGACAGCGTGGGGAGCCCGACCCCAGAGACGCCCTCACCCAGCAGGTACATGTCTTGTCTCTGGATCAGATCAGAGCCATCCGAAACACCAATGAGTACACAGAGGGGCCTACTGTCGTCCCAAGACCTGGGCTCAAGCCTGCTCCTCGCCCCTCCACTCAGCACAAACACGAGAGACTCCACGGGCTGCCCGAGCACCGCCAGCCTCCTAGGCTCCAGCACTCGCAGGTCCATTCTTCTGCACGAGCCCCTCTGTCCAGATCCATAAGCACGGTCAGCTCAGGGTCGCGGAGCAGTACGAGGACAAGTACCAGCAGCAGCTCCTCTGAACAGAGACTGCTAGGATCATCCTTTTCCTCCGGGCCTGTTGCTGATGGGATAATCCGGGTGCAACCCAAATCTGAGCTCAAGCCAGGTGAGCTTAAGCCACTGAGCAAGGAAGATTTGGGCCTGCATGCCTACAGGTGTGAGGACTGTGGCAAGTGCAAATGTAAGGAGTGCACCTACCCAAGGCCTCTGCCATCAGACTGGATCTGCGACAAGCAGTGCCTTTGCTCGGCCCAGAACGTGATTGACTATGGGACTTGTGTATGCTGTGTGAAAGGTCTCTTCTATCACTGTTCTAATGATGATGAGGACAACTGTGCTGACAACCCATGTTCTTGCAGCCAGTCTCACTGTTGTACACGATGGTCGGCCATGGGTGTCATGTCCCTCTTTTTGCCTTGTTTATGGTGTTACCTTCCAGCCAAGGGTTGCCTTAAATTGTGCCAGGGGTGTTATGACCGGGTTAACAGGCCTGGATGCCGTTGTAAAAACTCAAACACAGTTTGCTGCAAAGTTCCCACTGTCCCCCCCAGGAACTTTGAAAAACCAACATAG